Within Saccharomonospora cyanea NA-134, the genomic segment CCCGGCGCGGGCACGTGCTCCACGGGGATCGGACACCCGGTGACCTCCCTGACCGTGTCGATCAGTTCCAGCACCGACACCGACCGGCCCGCTCCGATGATCGCCCTGCCGGCGTGCTCCCTGTCCCAGGCGAGTTCGATGCCGCGCACGACGTCGTCGAGGAACACCAGGTCGCGTCGCTGTTCGCCGGTTCCGTAGACCTTCACCCCGCCGTCCGACAGGGCGGCTCGCATGAGCCGCGGCACGAAACTGTCCTTGTGGCTCATACCGGGGCCGTAGACGTTCGTGAACCGCAGCGCGCACGTGGCCATACCGTAGGTGCCCGCGTAACCGGACAGCAGCATCTCGCAGGCCGCCTTGGTGGCCCCGTAAGGGGTGAGCGGCTGCAACGGCATGTCCTCGGTGATGGTTCTCGTGCCGACGTCGCCGACCACCGCGTTGGTCGAGGCCAGGACGAACCGCCGCACACCGTGCATCCGCGCCAGTTCCAGCAGCTCGTGGGTGATGCCGACGTTCTCCGCGTACGTCTTCGCGGGCATCTCCTTCGAGCGCAGCACCGAGGTGACGGCCGCGAGGTGGATGATGCCGTCGATGCCGGGCACCACGGCGCGCTCCCGAACCTCCGGGTCGGCCAGGTCGCCCTGCACCGCGACGACTCCCTCGTCGTGCGGCGTCACGAGTTCCCGGTCCACGATCGTCACCCGTGCGCCGCGACGCCGGAAGGCGGCGACGACCGCGCGTCCGATGAAGCCGCAACCGCCCGTGACCACGACATGGGGCGAGTCTGTATTCGTGGCGGAAGACATGGGGTCAAACTACCCGGTGCTCCGATCGGTCCAACCCGTACCCGCGACCTGGTCACGCCGACGAACGGTTGTCGCAGTTCGAGCACCCGACATCGTGTCCGCAGCTGGTGTACGCATGTCCGCAGGCTGCGCACGCGTGTCCGCAGTCCGTGAACGCCTGTCCGCAACAAGGGCGCGAACCCGGATGCCGAGCTGCGGACACGCGTGCGGGAAGTGCGGGCACGGCGTCGGGCGGCTCAGGTGAAGGCGATCAGCAGGACCCCGATCCAGGACAGCGCCGTGCCGACGACGGCGCCGAGCACGATCCACCGCACCACGGGCACGCGTCGCCCCAGCCACAGCGACGGCGCGAGCCCTCCCGTCACCACGGCCGCGGCGACGACGGCGACCCACCCGGTCGTCTCCGACGCGAGCGTGGAGGCCAGGGCGAGCATCGCCACGA encodes:
- a CDS encoding NAD-dependent epimerase/dehydratase family protein, translating into MSSATNTDSPHVVVTGGCGFIGRAVVAAFRRRGARVTIVDRELVTPHDEGVVAVQGDLADPEVRERAVVPGIDGIIHLAAVTSVLRSKEMPAKTYAENVGITHELLELARMHGVRRFVLASTNAVVGDVGTRTITEDMPLQPLTPYGATKAACEMLLSGYAGTYGMATCALRFTNVYGPGMSHKDSFVPRLMRAALSDGGVKVYGTGEQRRDLVFLDDVVRGIELAWDREHAGRAIIGAGRSVSVLELIDTVREVTGCPIPVEHVPAPGGEMPAVVVDVSRSAETIGYRPAYSLRDGLAATWQYFLDHDRQKVF